A genomic region of Bacteroides acidifaciens contains the following coding sequences:
- a CDS encoding RHS repeat domain-containing protein: MSGNIQTRFYYDKYGRRIAIKDPSAGIRRTGYDKAGNVSKETDADGRELVKEYDRYGRVVKQITPDLTTVYTYDDTENLLLSAVSSNGSALYNTYDEYGRLQTQREEAPDGKWLQKAYSYTTDGLPESIAYISQNGALTTEELSYRNGFLTEVRLADGTLVYRHDEENSLGQLTKLTAGGMQRTYEFNEWGLPVRRSITRVDGGIVFDHSYRFNVANNNLENRTDETRNLPEDFDYDELNRLCSYGNNAVLYDNYGNIRWKGDAGELVYTNPNRPYAVTGLAPVEDNLVKSELDITYTAGERPSVITQDGKKAVLTYNANHDRIRMQYSVNDSTLLSRYYLGGNYEVDETVGRTKEKLYLGGGYYDAPAVLVKEGSNVSIYFIHRDYLGSILQIVDAQGNIVEENSFDAWGCRRNPANQAVFVTGAEPELLLGRGYTGHEHLSFFGLINMNARLYDPVLGRFLSPDPYVQMPDFTQAYNRYGYCMNSPLCYVDRNGEFWFIPVIIGAAVGMYSGGVIANKGQYNPAKWDWNSGKTWGYMFGGAVVGGVSGSVGGAIATSGIPMANTAAIAGSSLVNSVGTWAYTGGQTPISISFGAVSYDFTNGDFGYLGKKGNKWYENLGYGFGALANVGDAISLFKGDGQNIDVSSAKTKGVDVNGEPNDWWGHSAVTDEKGNTLISVGPNNQVEKVSGSLSETWSNSIKVADTKWPTYLGEKGTWTIRLNNISKAAMSKYASGITRWDLLLNSCVGHTSRGLWAAGVPNIYMFHPHLLNAQLLIRQIGIYSSPYIYQIP; encoded by the coding sequence ATGTCAGGAAATATACAAACCCGTTTCTATTATGACAAGTATGGCCGTCGTATTGCCATTAAAGATCCCAGTGCCGGTATCCGGCGGACGGGATATGACAAAGCCGGCAATGTCAGCAAAGAAACTGATGCCGATGGTCGTGAATTAGTGAAAGAATACGACCGCTACGGACGTGTCGTGAAGCAAATAACACCTGACTTGACAACGGTTTATACCTATGACGACACGGAAAACCTGTTGCTTTCCGCGGTGTCAAGCAATGGCAGCGCTCTGTATAATACTTACGATGAGTATGGCAGACTGCAAACGCAGCGTGAAGAAGCTCCGGATGGCAAATGGTTGCAGAAAGCCTACAGTTATACAACCGACGGACTGCCTGAATCGATTGCTTATATCTCTCAAAACGGTGCTTTGACCACAGAAGAGTTGTCTTACCGCAACGGTTTCCTGACAGAAGTCCGTCTTGCAGACGGAACGCTGGTCTACCGTCATGATGAAGAGAATTCGCTGGGACAGTTGACAAAACTTACTGCAGGCGGAATGCAGCGTACCTACGAGTTTAATGAATGGGGACTGCCTGTAAGACGCAGCATCACCCGTGTGGATGGAGGTATAGTGTTCGACCACAGCTACCGTTTCAATGTGGCGAATAACAATCTTGAAAATCGTACGGATGAAACCAGAAACCTGCCGGAGGATTTTGATTATGATGAATTGAATCGTTTGTGTTCTTACGGTAATAATGCCGTTCTTTATGATAATTATGGTAATATTCGTTGGAAGGGTGATGCCGGGGAACTGGTTTATACCAATCCGAACCGCCCTTATGCCGTGACGGGTTTGGCTCCTGTTGAAGACAATCTGGTGAAGTCTGAACTTGACATCACCTATACTGCCGGTGAGCGTCCTTCTGTTATCACGCAGGATGGAAAGAAAGCTGTGTTGACGTATAATGCCAATCACGACCGTATACGTATGCAGTATTCTGTGAATGATTCGACACTGTTGTCACGCTATTATTTGGGTGGTAATTATGAAGTTGATGAAACTGTTGGTAGAACGAAAGAAAAGTTGTACCTTGGTGGCGGATATTATGATGCTCCTGCGGTATTGGTGAAAGAAGGTAGTAATGTTTCCATTTACTTCATTCACCGTGACTATTTGGGCAGTATTTTGCAAATAGTGGATGCGCAGGGCAACATAGTGGAAGAAAACAGTTTTGATGCTTGGGGATGCAGACGCAATCCTGCGAATCAGGCGGTCTTTGTGACAGGCGCTGAGCCCGAGTTACTGTTAGGTCGCGGATACACAGGACACGAGCATCTGTCGTTCTTTGGATTGATTAATATGAATGCCCGGCTGTATGATCCGGTGTTAGGTCGCTTCTTGAGTCCTGACCCGTATGTACAAATGCCAGACTTTACGCAGGCGTACAACCGATATGGTTATTGCATGAATAGTCCGCTGTGTTATGTGGATCGGAATGGAGAGTTTTGGTTTATTCCTGTGATTATTGGTGCAGCAGTAGGTATGTATTCAGGTGGTGTTATAGCTAACAAAGGGCAATATAACCCAGCAAAATGGGATTGGAACTCCGGTAAAACTTGGGGATATATGTTTGGTGGTGCTGTTGTAGGCGGTGTCTCAGGTAGTGTAGGGGGAGCGATAGCGACTTCGGGGATTCCAATGGCAAACACTGCGGCTATAGCTGGTTCTTCACTTGTTAACTCGGTAGGTACTTGGGCTTATACTGGTGGGCAAACACCGATATCAATTAGCTTTGGTGCAGTCTCTTATGACTTTACGAATGGGGATTTTGGATATCTCGGTAAGAAAGGGAATAAGTGGTATGAGAATTTGGGATATGGTTTTGGAGCGTTGGCGAATGTGGGTGATGCTATTTCACTTTTCAAAGGAGATGGACAAAACATTGATGTAAGTTCTGCAAAAACCAAAGGAGTTGATGTGAATGGAGAACCAAATGATTGGTGGGGGCACAGTGCTGTAACAGATGAAAAGGGGAATACATTAATATCTGTAGGTCCTAATAATCAAGTTGAAAAAGTTTCTGGTAGTTTGTCTGAAACTTGGAGTAACTCTATAAAGGTTGCAGATACGAAATGGCCAACTTATTTGGGTGAGAAAGGCACTTGGACTATAAGATTGAATAATATTAGCAAGGCGGCTATGAGTAAATACGCATCTGGTATTACTCGGTGGGATTTGCTTTTGAACAGCTGTGTGGGGCATACTTCGAGAGGGCTATGGGCTGCAGGAGTTCCAAACATATATATGTTCCACCCTCACTTATTGAATGCTCAATTATTAATCAGACAAATAGGAATTTATTCAAGTCCATATATTTACCAAATACCATAA
- a CDS encoding transposase, producing the protein MKGVKRHIVVDKNSFLVAVMVTVANIHDSKAAYPLMRVLKELCSGIKVILAGGGYRGEIIENIKNKFGYVI; encoded by the coding sequence GTGAAAGGCGTCAAACGCCATATTGTTGTAGACAAAAATAGCTTCCTTGTTGCAGTGATGGTTACAGTAGCCAATATTCATGACAGTAAGGCTGCTTATCCGCTAATGAGAGTATTGAAAGAACTTTGTTCGGGAATAAAAGTCATATTGGCAGGCGGAGGATATAGGGGAGAGATTATTGAGAACATCAAAAATAAATTCGGTTATGTAATTTAG
- a CDS encoding RHS repeat domain-containing protein, with the protein MKQITPDLTTVYTNPNYPYAVTGLAPVEDNPVKSELDITYTAGERLSVITQDGKKAVLTYNANHDRICMQYSVNDSTLLARYYWGGNYELDIDSTGTQERLYLGGDYYDAPAVLVKQSGRTSVYFIHRDYLGSILQISDMQGNVVEENSFDAWGCRRSPLTHEAYTNESAPSLMLGRGFTGHEHLPLFGLINMNARLYDPVLGRFLSPDPYVQMLDYTQAFNRYSYCMNSPLCYVDENGEFIWFVIGAAVIGGAINVATHWKNIDNVWQGLGYFGVGAAAGAIGAVTGGIAGGAGFIGGAIGGFVGGATSGFTLGFGNTLVDGGNISDAFSNGLNGALYGSIAGSVTGGLIGGGMSFIKGQNFWTGQNIAPGRNAFSIKNTPINTVEHPGALCFSIEDATPMSSDPLLNHKITTPYDKGELGVKAAMKEFVDNGGSVYSREVSVELPHTLSNGKTVMIRNRFDFVGELNGNLHLFEVKNGLGAGFTPNQTINLPKLIQNNPRFIPVGNNALNVPQFKNIIGKPYSGNYIIVIKHYF; encoded by the coding sequence GTGAAGCAAATTACACCTGACTTGACAACGGTTTATACCAATCCGAACTATCCTTATGCCGTGACGGGTTTGGCTCCTGTTGAAGACAATCCGGTGAAGTCTGAACTTGACATCACCTATACTGCCGGTGAGCGTCTTTCTGTTATCACGCAGGATGGAAAGAAAGCTGTGTTGACGTATAATGCCAATCACGACCGTATATGTATGCAGTATTCTGTGAATGATTCGACACTGCTGGCACGCTATTATTGGGGTGGTAATTATGAATTGGATATTGACAGTACGGGTACGCAGGAAAGATTATACTTAGGTGGTGATTATTACGATGCCCCTGCTGTACTGGTAAAGCAAAGCGGTCGTACCTCTGTTTATTTCATTCACCGTGATTACTTGGGTAGTATTCTGCAAATATCGGATATGCAAGGAAATGTGGTGGAGGAAAACAGCTTTGACGCCTGGGGCTGTAGGCGTAGTCCTTTGACTCATGAGGCATATACAAATGAGAGTGCTCCGAGTTTGATGTTGGGCAGAGGTTTTACCGGACATGAACATTTGCCTCTGTTCGGGCTGATAAATATGAATGCCCGTTTGTATGATCCCGTATTGGGGCGTTTCCTCAGTCCTGACCCATATGTGCAGATGCTTGATTATACGCAGGCTTTCAATCGTTATAGCTATTGTATGAATAGTCCGCTGTGTTATGTGGATGAGAATGGGGAGTTTATTTGGTTTGTAATAGGTGCTGCTGTTATTGGCGGTGCAATCAATGTGGCAACCCATTGGAAAAATATAGATAATGTTTGGCAGGGTTTAGGGTATTTCGGAGTTGGTGCTGCTGCCGGTGCTATTGGTGCTGTTACCGGTGGGATAGCCGGTGGTGCAGGATTTATAGGTGGTGCTATCGGTGGTTTTGTAGGTGGTGCGACATCGGGTTTCACGCTTGGCTTCGGTAATACGTTAGTAGATGGAGGAAATATCTCTGATGCTTTTTCCAATGGTCTTAATGGTGCACTTTATGGTTCTATCGCAGGTAGTGTGACAGGTGGATTGATTGGTGGTGGTATGTCTTTTATTAAAGGGCAGAACTTTTGGACTGGACAGAATATCGCTCCGGGAAGGAATGCGTTCTCGATAAAGAATACACCAATAAATACGGTTGAACATCCTGGGGCACTTTGTTTCTCAATAGAGGATGCTACGCCAATGTCAAGTGATCCATTGCTAAATCATAAAATAACGACTCCTTATGACAAAGGAGAGTTGGGAGTGAAAGCAGCGATGAAAGAATTTGTAGATAATGGAGGAAGTGTTTATTCACGAGAAGTTAGTGTGGAATTGCCTCATACTCTTTCTAATGGTAAAACAGTTATGATACGTAATAGATTTGATTTTGTAGGTGAACTAAATGGCAATTTGCATTTATTTGAAGTCAAAAATGGCCTTGGTGCGGGATTTACTCCTAACCAAACGATTAATTTGCCTAAATTAATCCAAAATAATCCACGATTTATACCGGTTGGGAATAATGCATTGAATGTTCCTCAATTTAAAAATATTATAGGAAAACCATATTCTGGTAATTATATAATTGTTATAAAGCATTATTTTTAA
- a CDS encoding IS4 family transposase: MNQDKYVFAQLVEFLNNDKFRRLVDKYDGNRYVKHFTCWSQLLAMMFGQLSNRESLRDLIVALEAHQGKRYHLGLGREPIAKTTLASANQNRDYRIFEDFAFYMMKEACEKRSTHILDIPGRKYAFDSTTIPLCLATFPWAKFRKKKGGVKAHVLYDIEAQLPAFYTVTTASRHDSTEMSAINYEPNAYYIFDRAYDSFKELYRIHLTGSFFVVRAKSNLKCKFCKWKRRMPKNILSDAEVKLIGYTSGKKYPESFRVIRFYDEEDDREFTFLTNAKHISALDVANLYKKRWFVELFFKWLKQHLKIKRFWGTTENAVRIQISVAIITYCLVAIVQYDMQLNRSTYEVLQILSISLTDKTPLQELFNKTNFNDVKEQFNPLIPGLFD; the protein is encoded by the coding sequence ATGAACCAAGATAAATATGTTTTCGCTCAGTTAGTAGAATTCTTGAACAATGATAAGTTCAGAAGACTTGTAGACAAGTATGATGGCAATCGTTATGTGAAACATTTCACTTGCTGGAGTCAGTTACTTGCAATGATGTTCGGTCAACTCAGTAATCGTGAAAGTCTTCGTGACTTGATTGTAGCTTTGGAAGCACATCAAGGAAAGCGTTATCATTTGGGATTGGGTCGTGAGCCCATTGCCAAAACTACGCTTGCATCTGCCAATCAGAATCGGGATTACAGAATCTTCGAAGATTTTGCTTTCTATATGATGAAGGAAGCATGTGAAAAACGATCGACTCACATCTTGGATATTCCAGGAAGGAAGTATGCGTTTGATTCCACTACAATTCCTTTATGTTTGGCTACATTCCCTTGGGCGAAGTTCCGTAAGAAAAAAGGTGGAGTTAAGGCTCATGTCCTTTATGACATAGAAGCACAACTTCCAGCCTTTTATACAGTAACTACAGCATCCAGGCATGATTCAACAGAAATGTCCGCAATTAATTATGAGCCAAATGCTTATTATATATTTGACAGAGCGTATGACTCGTTTAAAGAACTTTATCGGATTCATCTTACAGGTTCTTTCTTTGTAGTCAGAGCGAAGTCTAATCTGAAATGCAAGTTCTGTAAATGGAAGCGTAGAATGCCGAAAAATATCCTTTCAGATGCGGAAGTGAAACTGATAGGGTACACTTCTGGAAAGAAGTATCCTGAATCATTCAGAGTCATCCGTTTCTATGATGAAGAGGATGATCGTGAATTCACATTCCTGACGAATGCCAAACACATATCTGCACTTGATGTTGCCAATCTTTATAAGAAAAGATGGTTCGTGGAACTTTTCTTCAAATGGCTGAAACAACACCTTAAGATAAAAAGGTTCTGGGGTACTACCGAGAATGCGGTTCGAATACAGATTAGTGTTGCTATCATCACCTATTGTTTAGTAGCTATTGTACAATATGATATGCAACTGAATCGTTCAACTTATGAGGTCTTGCAGATTCTTAGCATCTCATTAACAGATAAAACGCCTTTACAAGAGCTGTTTAATAAGACTAATTTCAATGATGTCAAAGAACAATTTAATCCCCTTATTCCGGGATTATTTGATTAA
- a CDS encoding DUF6563 family protein produces MKKKWYLMLSVLLMGVCNLFAQGKYTFTFSDYMDNKWSYLDSLKIETRSLGNKFWGGGADFKLLTGDGQIDKLLKKQARFVICNDTLLVNCRPLKYGKYRLGNGYAFGFRLGEEKICFVSMTVGKSEVVQGGLFGLVGGAVVAADMLESQSCYIISSNSNKVERITSEYMEEFLKESPELLEHYRSVDKKRKGAADVVIEYLSKLGLLYKH; encoded by the coding sequence ATGAAAAAGAAATGGTATTTAATGTTGTCGGTGTTGTTAATGGGGGTATGTAACCTTTTTGCTCAGGGAAAATACACATTTACTTTCTCCGATTATATGGATAATAAATGGTCGTATTTAGACTCATTGAAAATTGAAACTAGGTCGCTGGGAAATAAATTCTGGGGTGGCGGGGCTGATTTCAAATTGCTGACAGGAGATGGTCAGATTGATAAATTGTTGAAGAAACAAGCACGTTTTGTTATTTGTAATGATACTCTTTTGGTGAATTGCCGCCCTTTGAAGTATGGAAAATATAGATTGGGAAACGGCTATGCTTTCGGATTTCGTTTGGGAGAAGAAAAAATATGTTTTGTTTCTATGACGGTTGGTAAAAGTGAAGTAGTGCAAGGAGGGCTTTTTGGTCTTGTAGGGGGAGCTGTTGTTGCTGCGGATATGCTAGAAAGTCAGTCATGTTATATTATATCATCTAACAGCAATAAAGTAGAGCGTATTACTTCTGAGTATATGGAAGAATTTTTAAAAGAATCGCCTGAATTGCTTGAACATTATCGTTCTGTAGACAAGAAAAGGAAAGGGGCAGCGGATGTAGTCATTGAGTATTTATCCAAACTTGGCTTGTTGTATAAGCATTGA
- a CDS encoding IS256 family transposase, with product MDIPKEFLSKEFLSQFKTGEDVTAFMKELHTRVYEQMLEAEMDNHLGYEKHSNQGDHSGNSRNGSYRKQIQTEMGKSVIQVPRDRKGEFEPIVVPKHQSRGLSIERLVISLYAKGMSVADIESEMQEIYGINLSTSAISIITNKVSQAATEWQNRPLDSLYMIVWMDGIVFKVRENGKVINKTVYLCVGLNKEGLKEVLGMWIGKNESAAFWMGVLTDLKARGVEDILITVTDNLNGFTETIKSVFPASTTQICVVHQIRNSCRYVVWKEKKEFTADLKNIYNAPTKEAAEMELDNFEQKWGAKYPYAIRSWRNNWEELTVFFDFPVEIRKIIYTTNLIENLNGKIRKYTKNKLSFPNDDALKKSVYLAINEIEKKWYQPIWNWALIFNQFITIFENRIQV from the coding sequence ATGGACATTCCTAAAGAATTTTTAAGTAAAGAGTTTCTGTCCCAGTTTAAGACAGGCGAAGATGTGACTGCTTTCATGAAAGAGCTTCATACTCGTGTTTATGAACAAATGCTGGAAGCAGAGATGGATAACCATTTAGGTTATGAAAAACACTCCAATCAAGGCGATCATAGTGGCAACTCCCGCAATGGTAGTTATAGGAAGCAGATTCAAACCGAGATGGGTAAATCTGTTATTCAGGTTCCTCGTGATCGGAAAGGAGAATTTGAGCCTATTGTTGTTCCCAAGCATCAATCCCGCGGCTTATCAATCGAGCGTCTTGTCATCTCTCTTTATGCCAAAGGTATGAGCGTCGCTGATATTGAGTCGGAAATGCAGGAAATATACGGCATTAACCTTTCCACCTCCGCTATCTCCATTATCACCAATAAAGTTAGCCAGGCTGCAACAGAGTGGCAGAATCGTCCTTTGGACAGTTTATATATGATTGTCTGGATGGATGGTATCGTATTCAAAGTCAGAGAAAACGGCAAAGTGATCAACAAGACTGTTTACCTATGTGTAGGTCTGAATAAGGAAGGTTTGAAAGAAGTATTGGGTATGTGGATTGGCAAAAATGAGAGTGCCGCTTTCTGGATGGGCGTTTTAACGGATCTCAAAGCCCGTGGTGTAGAAGACATTCTGATTACAGTTACTGATAACCTGAATGGATTTACGGAAACCATCAAGAGTGTATTTCCTGCCTCTACTACTCAAATATGTGTGGTACACCAAATTAGAAACTCCTGTCGCTATGTCGTCTGGAAAGAAAAAAAGGAATTCACTGCCGATTTAAAGAACATCTATAATGCACCTACTAAAGAAGCAGCTGAGATGGAGTTGGATAACTTTGAGCAAAAATGGGGTGCTAAATATCCATATGCGATACGCTCATGGAGAAATAATTGGGAAGAACTGACCGTGTTCTTTGATTTCCCCGTCGAGATTAGAAAGATTATCTATACCACTAATCTTATTGAAAATCTAAATGGGAAAATTAGAAAGTACACCAAAAATAAGCTATCATTTCCAAATGATGATGCACTGAAAAAATCTGTCTATTTGGCCATTAACGAAATTGAAAAGAAATGGTACCAACCTATTTGGAATTGGGCATTGATATTTAACCAATTTATTACTATATTTGAAAACAGGATTCAAGTATAA
- a CDS encoding RHS repeat-associated core domain-containing protein, whose amino-acid sequence ELDITYTAGERPSVITQDGKKAVLTYNANHDRIRMQYSVNDSTLLSRYYLGGNYEVDETVGRTKEKLYLGGGYYDAPAVLVKEGSNVSIYFIHRDYLGSILQIVDAQGNIVEENSFDAWGCRRNPANQAVFVTGAEPELLLGRGYTGHEHLSFFGLINMNARLYDPVLGRFLSPDPYVQMPDFTQAYNRYGYCMNSPLCYVDQSGEFFLGYTFGFFKGLFTGKNPFKTGWQGGVNEVKIWGGLFTTDSRKNLGGQVWEMISRFTWQGVQTFLGFSYATISNWAGQVDEVDYWGGATVSRGANWGSGAVTLSSYITGNRNLKADPNNYLFQHEYGHYLQSQEMGLGYIPTVGIPSIKSAAGNGDHSLKKFEQDANRRAFNYFNDPKNKIEGFYTSEEDYKKYKKLYQFGNLTKGWNFYKNPLDVNGSGVGSKGTYYDYNKSGAIKSSNMTLRMFWLKLRMFWLKY is encoded by the coding sequence TGAACTTGACATCACCTATACTGCCGGTGAGCGTCCTTCTGTTATCACGCAGGATGGAAAGAAAGCTGTGTTGACGTATAATGCCAATCACGACCGTATACGTATGCAGTATTCTGTGAATGATTCGACACTGTTGTCACGCTATTATTTGGGTGGTAATTATGAAGTTGATGAAACTGTTGGTAGAACGAAAGAAAAGTTGTACCTTGGTGGCGGATATTATGATGCTCCTGCGGTATTGGTGAAAGAAGGTAGTAATGTTTCCATTTACTTCATTCACCGTGACTATTTGGGCAGTATTTTGCAAATAGTGGATGCGCAGGGCAACATAGTGGAAGAAAACAGTTTTGATGCTTGGGGATGCAGACGCAATCCTGCGAATCAGGCGGTCTTTGTGACAGGCGCTGAGCCCGAGTTACTGTTAGGTCGCGGATACACAGGACACGAGCATCTGTCGTTCTTTGGATTGATTAATATGAATGCCCGGCTGTATGATCCGGTGTTAGGTCGCTTCTTGAGTCCTGACCCGTATGTACAAATGCCAGACTTTACGCAGGCGTACAACCGATATGGTTATTGCATGAATAGTCCGCTGTGTTATGTGGACCAAAGCGGAGAGTTTTTCTTAGGTTATACATTTGGCTTCTTCAAAGGGTTATTCACTGGTAAGAATCCGTTTAAAACAGGTTGGCAAGGCGGAGTGAATGAAGTGAAAATATGGGGTGGTTTGTTTACCACCGACAGCCGGAAAAATTTAGGGGGGCAAGTCTGGGAGATGATTTCTCGTTTCACTTGGCAGGGTGTGCAAACCTTTTTGGGTTTTAGCTATGCTACTATTTCCAATTGGGCAGGTCAAGTGGATGAAGTCGATTACTGGGGTGGTGCTACGGTATCACGTGGAGCCAATTGGGGTTCTGGTGCTGTAACATTGAGCAGTTATATTACTGGCAATAGAAATCTCAAGGCAGACCCAAACAACTATCTTTTCCAACATGAGTATGGACATTATTTGCAAAGTCAGGAAATGGGACTGGGATATATTCCTACTGTAGGAATACCGAGTATAAAGAGTGCTGCCGGAAATGGCGACCATAGTTTAAAGAAGTTTGAGCAGGATGCAAATAGGAGGGCGTTCAACTATTTTAATGATCCTAAGAATAAGATAGAAGGGTTTTATACGTCGGAAGAGGACTATAAAAAATATAAAAAACTTTATCAATTTGGGAATTTGACTAAAGGTTGGAACTTTTATAAGAATCCGTTGGATGTGAATGGTAGTGGGGTTGGAAGTAAGGGAACTTATTATGATTATAATAAATCCGGTGCTATAAAATCTTCCAATATGACATTGCGTATGTTTTGGTTAAAATTGCGTATGTTTTGGTTAAAATATTAA
- a CDS encoding transposase, with amino-acid sequence MIWNAIFYSVKTGCQWRMLPKEFPKWESVYYYYRK; translated from the coding sequence ATGATTTGGAATGCCATATTTTATTCTGTAAAAACGGGGTGTCAGTGGCGTATGCTTCCCAAAGAGTTCCCCAAATGGGAATCAGTTTATTACTATTATCGGAAATAG
- a CDS encoding RHS repeat domain-containing protein, which produces MKQITPDLTTIYTNPNYPYAVTGLAPVEDNPVKSELDITYTAGERPSIITQDGKKAVLTYNANHDRIRMQYSVNDSTLLARYYWGGNYELDIDSTGTQERLYLGGDYYDAPAVLVKQSGRTSVYFIHRDYLGSILQISDMQGNVVEENSFDAWGCRRNPLTHEAYTNESALGLMLGRGFTGHEHLPLFGLINMNARLYDPVLGRFLSPAPYVQILDYTQAFNRYSYCMNSPLCYVDENGEFFFSLILGPVGAVIDGACWGAVIGAAASAATYSLATLVSGQPWNSGNFWKSVGVGAAGGALGGAFGAMGSMSFMGTFGNTVGYNMISGIANTAVTNTLFGYDTSWSDLFAIVGGSAIGSAIPSFKGMNSGKLINGLTEIGYNTLKGTATGLVSGTVNAVMQQDVDRIWQGALGGAVSGAGRSIAMNVVFGAPYKVNKSYGVEGLYRGGGIADLLGMGLGLTIGRNMYVRSDVDDIMQRSTRYHENKHILQQNESGWAKFYGKITYEYLKYGHGKSPLENGARNYENDMDRKDQHFIR; this is translated from the coding sequence GTGAAGCAAATTACACCTGACTTGACAACGATTTATACCAATCCGAACTATCCTTATGCCGTGACGGGTTTGGCTCCTGTTGAAGACAATCCGGTGAAGTCTGAACTTGACATCACCTATACTGCCGGTGAGCGTCCTTCCATTATCACGCAGGATGGAAAGAAAGCTGTGTTGACGTATAATGCCAATCACGACCGTATACGTATGCAGTATTCTGTGAATGATTCGACACTGCTGGCACGCTATTATTGGGGTGGTAATTATGAATTGGATATTGACAGTACGGGTACGCAGGAAAGATTATACTTAGGTGGTGATTATTACGATGCCCCTGCTGTACTGGTAAAGCAAAGCGGTCGTACCTCTGTTTATTTCATTCACCGTGATTACTTGGGTAGTATTCTGCAAATATCGGATATGCAAGGAAATGTGGTGGAGGAAAACAGCTTTGATGCCTGGGGCTGTAGGCGTAATCCTTTGACTCATGAGGCATATACAAATGAGAGTGCTCTGGGTTTGATGTTGGGCAGAGGTTTTACCGGGCATGAACATTTGCCTCTGTTCGGGCTGATAAATATGAATGCCCGTTTGTATGATCCCGTATTGGGGCGTTTCCTCAGTCCTGCCCCGTATGTGCAGATACTTGATTATACGCAGGCTTTCAATCGTTATAGCTATTGTATGAACAGTCCGCTGTGTTATGTGGATGAGAATGGGGAGTTCTTTTTTAGTCTTATTCTTGGGCCGGTAGGAGCGGTAATAGATGGTGCATGTTGGGGAGCTGTTATTGGAGCAGCGGCTTCTGCTGCTACTTATTCTTTGGCTACTTTGGTAAGTGGGCAACCTTGGAATAGTGGAAATTTTTGGAAGTCTGTAGGTGTCGGTGCAGCAGGTGGTGCTTTGGGAGGTGCTTTTGGTGCTATGGGAAGTATGTCTTTTATGGGTACGTTTGGTAATACTGTAGGCTATAACATGATTAGTGGAATAGCTAATACGGCAGTGACAAATACTCTGTTCGGATACGATACTAGTTGGAGTGATTTATTTGCCATCGTAGGTGGTTCTGCTATTGGATCTGCAATACCTTCTTTTAAAGGGATGAATAGTGGTAAACTAATAAATGGTTTGACTGAGATTGGTTATAATACATTGAAAGGAACTGCAACTGGACTTGTCTCTGGTACGGTAAATGCTGTTATGCAACAAGATGTTGACAGGATATGGCAGGGTGCTTTAGGAGGTGCTGTTAGTGGAGCTGGTAGAAGTATTGCTATGAATGTGGTGTTTGGTGCTCCTTATAAAGTTAATAAATCTTATGGTGTAGAAGGATTGTATAGAGGTGGAGGAATAGCTGACTTGCTAGGAATGGGATTAGGGCTTACAATAGGAAGAAATATGTATGTGAGGTCTGATGTAGATGACATAATGCAAAGAAGTACTAGATATCATGAGAACAAACATATTCTGCAGCAAAATGAGAGTGGATGGGCTAAGTTTTATGGAAAGATTACGTATGAATATCTTAAATATGGGCATGGTAAATCTCCTCTAGAGAATGGCGCTAGAAATTATGAGAATGATATGGATAGAAAGGACCAGCATTTTATAAGATAA
- a CDS encoding macro domain-containing protein: MLGDIFEYRLNDEYVYNLGTQKDWKTKATLDALRISVWKMLESATKQNITAIAMPKIGAGLGGLVWEDVKYVLEAAALHFPDIDIIVVENYQQVNRI; this comes from the coding sequence ATGTTAGGAGATATTTTTGAATATAGATTAAACGATGAATATGTATATAATTTAGGTACACAGAAAGATTGGAAAACGAAAGCAACTTTGGATGCTTTGAGAATTTCAGTTTGGAAGATGCTTGAGTCTGCAACAAAACAAAATATTACAGCAATAGCTATGCCCAAAATCGGTGCGGGTCTAGGTGGATTGGTTTGGGAAGATGTTAAATATGTACTTGAAGCGGCTGCTTTGCATTTTCCTGACATAGATATTATTGTTGTGGAGAACTATCAACAAGTAAACAGAATTTAA